One region of Eupeodes corollae chromosome 1, idEupCoro1.1, whole genome shotgun sequence genomic DNA includes:
- the LOC129949491 gene encoding uncharacterized protein LOC129949491, giving the protein MPGDNQSSDQNGSNVTNPPPPSVQSSPPPVEVESIRIRLPTFWNSNPVTWFIQAEAQFTVHRITSSETKYCLTVAALPPDTCDSVIDILSNPPNTNKYLALKTALVERHSVSEIKRLETLIDKADIGDRKPSEVLRSMKMLAGTSFNDDIVKNLWMRRLPQPINIALLSVGQKSLEELSSLADKIYEASQNTSICSLSTTQQDNNSSNELEQRLSRIESMIEAISFDSRSRSKNRIFQNKRNKSSRSHSRANSNLGSNICWYHRRFKKNAKKCDKPCNFDKKNNPN; this is encoded by the coding sequence atgccCGGTGATAATCAATCAAGTGATCAAAACGGATCAAACGTAACGAATCCACCACCACCATCGGTACAATCGAGTCCCCCTCCGGTAGAAGTAGAGTCAATTAGAATTCGGCTTCCTACATTTTGGAATTCCAATCCGGTCACATGGTTTATCCAAGCAGAAGCACAATTCACAGTGCATAGAATAACCAGTTCTGAGACAAAATACTGTCTCACGGTTGCCGCTCTGCCACCAGACACCTGTGACTCGGTAATTGACATTCTTTCAAATCCACCTAATACAAACAAGTACCTCGCACTTAAAACGGCACTCGTAGAACGCCATTCGGTTTCCGAAATAAAACGTTTAGAAACCCTCATTGACAAAGCAGACATTGGTGACCGAAAACCATCGGAAGTATTACGATCGATGAAAATGCTTGCTGGTACCTCTTTTAATGACGATATTGTCAAAAATCTGTGGATGCGTCGATTACCTCAACCAATTAATATCGCTTTATTATCGGTCGGTCAAAAATCTCTAGAAGAATTATCATCTCTCGCTGACAAAATTTACGAAGCTTCACAAAATACAAGCATTTGTAGTCTTTCCACCACTCAGCAAGATAATAATTCTTCTAATGAACTTGAACAAAGGCTTAGTAGAATTGAGTCGATGATAGAAGCAATTTCGTTCGATTCCCGTTCACGTagtaaaaatagaatatttcaaaataagagaAACAAGAGTAGTCGTTCACACAGTCGTGCAAATTCAAATTTAGGGTCGAATATCTGTTGGTATCATAGACGATTCaagaaaaatgctaaaaaatgcGACAAGCCCTGCAACTTTGATAAAAAGAATAACCCAAACTAA